From one Methanobacterium sp. genomic stretch:
- a CDS encoding CBS domain-containing protein, which translates to MLSEYVVRDVMSRGVYTAMLDDSLEDIIKLMDNNKISSVVVVDENGTYWGIITDIDVLKHYTENMDDLKAEDIMVTDTITVNPVTPLEKAGLIMVEHRIHHLYVVSELRKQKIVGVISSKDIIKFMSRV; encoded by the coding sequence ATGCTTTCAGAGTATGTGGTAAGAGATGTAATGAGTAGAGGAGTTTATACGGCAATGTTAGACGACTCTTTAGAGGATATAATTAAATTAATGGATAATAATAAGATTTCATCTGTGGTTGTGGTGGATGAAAACGGTACATACTGGGGAATAATAACAGACATAGATGTGCTGAAACATTACACAGAAAACATGGATGACTTAAAAGCTGAAGATATAATGGTAACAGATACAATCACTGTAAATCCAGTTACTCCACTTGAGAAGGCAGGTTTAATTATGGTGGAGCATAGGATACACCATCTTTATGTGGTTAGTGAGCTCAGGAAGCAAAAAATTGTTGGAGTAATAAGTTCAAAGGATATAATTAAATTTATGTCCCGAGTTTAA
- a CDS encoding Hsp20/alpha crystallin family protein, with protein MTHERHRKRSILDRKGLIERMLEDTSRTIDAIKTDLEKSVVDYTFVPGKDIIETDDDVIVHVDLPGIKKEDIELRITETKLKVKADFDIELEMEQGRYITLHDRKSGVIRRTVRFPKKIIADDAEATFKNGVLTVRAPKLEKEESFKLEIK; from the coding sequence ATGACACATGAAAGACATAGAAAAAGAAGTATTTTAGACAGGAAAGGTTTGATTGAAAGAATGCTGGAAGACACTTCCAGGACAATAGACGCAATAAAAACTGATCTGGAAAAGTCTGTTGTTGACTACACCTTTGTTCCAGGTAAGGACATAATTGAAACTGATGATGACGTTATCGTTCACGTTGATTTACCCGGAATCAAAAAAGAAGATATCGAGCTAAGGATAACTGAAACCAAGCTTAAAGTCAAGGCCGATTTCGATATCGAGCTTGAAATGGAACAGGGAAGATACATAACGCTTCATGACAGGAAATCTGGTGTAATAAGGAGAACTGTGAGGTTCCCTAAAAAGATCATAGCTGATGATGCAGAAGCAACCTTTAAAAATGGCGTTTTAACTGTTAGGGCGCCAAAGCTTGAGAAAGAGGAAAGCTTCAAGCTGGAAATCAAATAA
- a CDS encoding TIGR00296 family protein, with the protein MLSEEEGKFLVKLAKNVIEAFINERKKLEVPEDTPDTLKEEMGVFVTLSKNGLLRGCIGYCEPIEPLVNAVIDVAISAAVNDPRFSPVKASELDDLEVEVSVLTKPELIEVKKPEEYMDKIKIGEDGLIIERGPYKGLLLPQVAVEWGWNVEEFLYNTCVKAGLTADCWIYPDVKIYKFSSQIFHE; encoded by the coding sequence ATGCTGTCAGAAGAAGAGGGTAAATTTCTGGTAAAACTTGCAAAAAATGTCATTGAAGCTTTTATTAATGAAAGAAAAAAATTAGAAGTTCCTGAAGACACGCCTGATACTTTAAAGGAAGAAATGGGAGTATTTGTTACTTTAAGCAAAAATGGTCTGCTTAGAGGATGTATTGGATATTGTGAACCCATAGAACCTCTTGTTAATGCTGTAATAGATGTTGCTATTTCTGCAGCAGTTAACGATCCGCGGTTTTCACCGGTAAAAGCAAGCGAGCTTGATGATCTTGAAGTAGAAGTTAGCGTGCTTACAAAACCAGAACTTATAGAAGTTAAAAAGCCTGAAGAATACATGGACAAAATTAAAATAGGTGAAGACGGACTTATTATAGAAAGAGGACCTTACAAAGGTCTTTTGTTACCCCAGGTTGCTGTAGAATGGGGATGGAATGTTGAAGAATTTCTGTACAATACATGTGTGAAAGCAGGGCTCACTGCTGATTGCTGGATTTATCCTGACGTTAAGATTTATAAATTCAGTTCTCAAATATTCCATGAATAG